One Tachypleus tridentatus isolate NWPU-2018 chromosome 3, ASM421037v1, whole genome shotgun sequence DNA window includes the following coding sequences:
- the LOC143247256 gene encoding ankyrin repeat domain-containing protein 33B-like isoform X2, whose amino-acid sequence MNKTAVTGLFHICSNGSLGLLRLVAQLPGIDINLADNEGSTPLMIAAQAGHADVLEFLIDSFRDSLIIDQRNMSGMTALMKAALQGRIQCVKLLLDSGANPHLRDPARNQSSLEWAKLCGREACAESIEKFMKKTWKKKLSSLQLKQSSLRRKWPSDPCLLSNVLSVEVDSGNWFRQKLKNPFRYSENRARRNSDFNVFNNITISAMLCASSAILQNSESFSRKNKTRRASGKRKIFIPKVEVGQEIGCPPAMDFFPTGTAPSFRNTLPPLHVPSSPPNFHKK is encoded by the exons ATGAACAAGACTGCTGTG acAGGCTTGTTTCACATATGCTCAAACGGCTCTTTAGGCTTGTTACGACTGGTCGCCCAACTTCCTGGAATAGACATTAATCTGGCGGATAACGAAGGTTCTACTCCTTTAATGATAGCTGCTCAGGCAG GTCATGCGGATGTCCTGGAATTTTTGATTGACAGTTTTCGAGACAGTCTGATTATCGACCAACGTAACATGTCTGGAATGACAGCACTTATGAAAGCTGCTCTTCAAGGAAGGATACAGTGTGTTAAACTGCTTCTTGACTCAG GTGCAAATCCTCACTTAAGGGATCCTGCCAGAAATCAGTCTTCGTTGGAATGGGCAAAACTTTGTGGCCGAGAGGCATGCGCAGAAAGCATCGAAAAGTTCATGAAGAAAACTTGGAAAAAGAAGTTGTCTTCGCTTCAACTAAAACAGTCCAGTTTACGGAGGAAGTGGCCAAGTGATCCTTGTCTTCTGAGCAATGTGCTGAGTGTGGAAGTAGACAGTGGTAACTGGTTCAGACAAAAACTGAAAAACCCTTTCAGGTACAGTGAAAACAGAGCGCGCCGAAATTCAGACTTCAATGTTTTCAACAACATAACAATCTCAGCAATGTTGTGTGCTTCATCGGCTATTCTCCAAAATTCCGAATCCTTCAGTAGAAAGAACAAAACTAGACGAGCTAGCGGTAAGCGAAAAATTTTCATTCCAAAGGTCGAAGTTGGTCAGGAAATTGGCTGTCCGCCAGCCATGGACTTTTTTCCAACTGGTACAGCACCTTCTTTTAGAAACACGTTACCGCCACTTCACGTGCCATCTTCTCCTCctaattttcataaaaagtaa
- the LOC143247256 gene encoding uncharacterized protein LOC143247256 isoform X1, which yields MSQSSSVMDNLSVENVTEATSDNITNTNSCSQLLYSHTKGRGDSYEMKQEGGDWTRHYRSSSGASNETSAGNSSNDPLFLKACRSGDEAELRQLIVKGLSATTINEQDCCGRTGLFHICSNGSLGLLRLVAQLPGIDINLADNEGSTPLMIAAQAGHADVLEFLIDSFRDSLIIDQRNMSGMTALMKAALQGRIQCVKLLLDSGANPHLRDPARNQSSLEWAKLCGREACAESIEKFMKKTWKKKLSSLQLKQSSLRRKWPSDPCLLSNVLSVEVDSGNWFRQKLKNPFRYSENRARRNSDFNVFNNITISAMLCASSAILQNSESFSRKNKTRRASGKRKIFIPKVEVGQEIGCPPAMDFFPTGTAPSFRNTLPPLHVPSSPPNFHKK from the exons ATGTCTCAAAGTAGCAGCGTAATGGATAATTTGTCAGTAGAAAATGTAACCGAGGCCACAAGTGACAATATAACTAACACAAATTCGTGTTCCCAACTTCTCTACTCCCACACTAAGGGGCGCGGAGACAGCTATGAAATGAAACAAGAGGGTGGCGATTGGACACGTCATTACCGTTCCTCATCTGGAGCTTCTAATGAAACATCAGCAGGTAATTCATCGAACGATCCGTTATTTCTGAAGGCCTGTCGTAGTGGAGATGAGGCAGAACTGAGACAACTCATTGTGAAAGGCCTTTCAGCCACAACAATTAATGAACAAGACTGCTGTGGTAGG acAGGCTTGTTTCACATATGCTCAAACGGCTCTTTAGGCTTGTTACGACTGGTCGCCCAACTTCCTGGAATAGACATTAATCTGGCGGATAACGAAGGTTCTACTCCTTTAATGATAGCTGCTCAGGCAG GTCATGCGGATGTCCTGGAATTTTTGATTGACAGTTTTCGAGACAGTCTGATTATCGACCAACGTAACATGTCTGGAATGACAGCACTTATGAAAGCTGCTCTTCAAGGAAGGATACAGTGTGTTAAACTGCTTCTTGACTCAG GTGCAAATCCTCACTTAAGGGATCCTGCCAGAAATCAGTCTTCGTTGGAATGGGCAAAACTTTGTGGCCGAGAGGCATGCGCAGAAAGCATCGAAAAGTTCATGAAGAAAACTTGGAAAAAGAAGTTGTCTTCGCTTCAACTAAAACAGTCCAGTTTACGGAGGAAGTGGCCAAGTGATCCTTGTCTTCTGAGCAATGTGCTGAGTGTGGAAGTAGACAGTGGTAACTGGTTCAGACAAAAACTGAAAAACCCTTTCAGGTACAGTGAAAACAGAGCGCGCCGAAATTCAGACTTCAATGTTTTCAACAACATAACAATCTCAGCAATGTTGTGTGCTTCATCGGCTATTCTCCAAAATTCCGAATCCTTCAGTAGAAAGAACAAAACTAGACGAGCTAGCGGTAAGCGAAAAATTTTCATTCCAAAGGTCGAAGTTGGTCAGGAAATTGGCTGTCCGCCAGCCATGGACTTTTTTCCAACTGGTACAGCACCTTCTTTTAGAAACACGTTACCGCCACTTCACGTGCCATCTTCTCCTCctaattttcataaaaagtaa